GCCCCCGCTTGCGCGCGTTGGTCGTGAACTTTGGATCATATCCGACAGTTTGGCAAGATGTGGGGCATGTTCCCCCTGGATTCGCCACTATATACAAATAACGGTATATACGATATGGTTCTCTCTACTGATTCGCCGATTTTCCCGGATCGATGATTTTCTTGCCATCAACCCCTGGCCGCCGTATATTCACCATGGCTCATCACCCTCTCCTCGCAGGCCGGTGAAATCCGACGCCGAAACACCGTCCGGAGATGCCATGGACGAAGACGACACAGAACTTGTACAGCTCAAAAAGGAACATCTCCGCCTCCAGGAGACGTATGCGGGTCTTGAAAAACGCCTGCGGGACTGCGAAGATTCGGTTCGATCCAAAACGCGGTTCCTGGAGGATTTAAGCCTGGAACTGCGGACGCCCATAAATGGCGTGTTGGGCATGCTGCAGTTGGCGCGGACCACCCCCTCCCCCGAAGAACGCCAGGAATACCTGGAGATGGCCCAGGTCAGCGCCGCCACGCTCCAGTCCCTGGTCAACGACCTCCTGGAATTTTCCGCTTTGGACTCCGGGCGTCTGCCCCTGGTGGAAAAACTCTTTGACCTGCGGGCCGAATTTGCCCCCCTGCTGCGGAATTTTAAAAGCCAAAGCCAGTGGAAATCCCTGGAATTCTCGTATCAGATAGACGACGCGCTCCCCCTGCGGCTCATCGGTGACGCCGCCCGCATCAAGCAGATCCTGGTCAACCTGCTCAACAACGCCTTCGCCTACACCAAAAAAGGGTTTATCTCCGCGACCGTCGGCCCATGGCGCGGACAAACCAGCGGACGCGACGCACCGGCCACCACCCCGCGCCAGGATCGCTGCCTCCTGCATGTCACCGTCAAGGATTCGGGCATCGGCATTGCCCCAAAACGCCAGGCCGATCTGTTCGAGCCCTTCGCCATCGGCGCGCACCCTTTGGAAAAACAGTATACCGGAGGCGCGGGATTGGGACTCGCCGTCTGCAAACGACTGGTGCGCATGATGCATGGGGATAT
Above is a genomic segment from Desulfolutivibrio sulfodismutans DSM 3696 containing:
- a CDS encoding response regulator — encoded protein: MDEDDTELVQLKKEHLRLQETYAGLEKRLRDCEDSVRSKTRFLEDLSLELRTPINGVLGMLQLARTTPSPEERQEYLEMAQVSAATLQSLVNDLLEFSALDSGRLPLVEKLFDLRAEFAPLLRNFKSQSQWKSLEFSYQIDDALPLRLIGDAARIKQILVNLLNNAFAYTKKGFISATVGPWRGQTSGRDAPATTPRQDRCLLHVTVKDSGIGIAPKRQADLFEPFAIGAHPLEKQYTGGAGLGLAVCKRLVRMMHGDIWLESREGHGSTFHFTVECGLADQSVATDAPKTTAAPDVQPRNLKILLAEDEPVNRIFTVRVLQKCGFTVLTAVDGKEALQLLGREPVDIVLMDIQMPRLNGLDATRAIRAGQVPGLNPAIPIVALTAFAMESDKIRGIEAGMDEYLTKPFEAPMLMEAIQRVMS